Proteins encoded in a region of the Isoalcanivorax pacificus W11-5 genome:
- the rpsG gene encoding 30S ribosomal protein S7 codes for MPRRRVAAKREILPDPKFGSQLLAKFINHVMESGKKSVAERIVYGALDVVEDRKKAEPLEFFEKALDSIRPMVEVKSRRVGGATYQVPVEVRPSRRTALAMRWLVDAARKRGEKSMAARLAGEILDAADGKGSAIKKREDVHRMAEANKAFSHYRF; via the coding sequence ATGCCAAGAAGACGCGTCGCCGCCAAACGCGAGATCCTGCCTGACCCGAAATTCGGAAGCCAGCTGCTCGCGAAGTTCATCAACCACGTGATGGAATCGGGCAAGAAGTCTGTTGCCGAGCGCATCGTTTACGGTGCCCTGGACGTTGTTGAAGATCGCAAGAAAGCTGAGCCACTCGAGTTCTTTGAAAAAGCGCTGGATTCCATCCGCCCGATGGTGGAAGTGAAGTCCCGCCGTGTCGGTGGTGCGACCTACCAGGTGCCGGTGGAAGTACGCCCGAGCCGCCGTACCGCACTGGCCATGCGCTGGCTGGTGGACGCTGCCCGCAAGCGTGGCGAGAAAAGCATGGCCGCCCGCCTGGCGGGTGAGATTCTGGATGCAGCCGACGGCAAAGGTTCGGCTATCAAGAAGCGTGAAGATGTTCACCGTATGGCGGAAGCCAACAAGGCGTTCTCGCACTACCGCTTCTGA
- the rpsL gene encoding 30S ribosomal protein S12, giving the protein MATVNQLVRKPRKSKVEKSDSVALQGSPQRRGVCTRVYTTTPKKPNSALRKVCRVRLTNGYEVTSYIGGEGHNLQEHSVILIRGGRVKDLPGVRYHTVRGTLDTAGVNGRQQRRSKYGAKRPKK; this is encoded by the coding sequence ATGGCAACCGTAAACCAGCTGGTGCGTAAACCGCGCAAGAGCAAGGTAGAAAAAAGTGATTCCGTGGCGCTGCAAGGCAGCCCGCAGCGTCGTGGCGTCTGCACCCGGGTGTACACCACTACCCCGAAGAAGCCGAACTCCGCGCTGCGTAAAGTCTGCCGTGTGCGTCTGACCAATGGCTACGAAGTCACCTCCTATATCGGTGGTGAAGGTCACAACCTGCAGGAACACTCCGTGATCCTGATTCGTGGTGGCCGGGTGAAGGACCTGCCGGGTGTGCGTTACCACACCGTGCGCGGCACCCTGGATACCGCCGGTGTTAACGGTCGTCAGCAGCGCCGCTCCAAGTACGGTGCCAAGCGTCCGAAGAAATAA